In Bubalus kerabau isolate K-KA32 ecotype Philippines breed swamp buffalo chromosome 4, PCC_UOA_SB_1v2, whole genome shotgun sequence, one DNA window encodes the following:
- the LOC129648648 gene encoding histone H3.3A, with protein sequence MARTKQTARKSTGGKAPRKQLATKAARKSAPSTGGVKKPHRYRPGTVALREIRRYQKSTELLIRKLPFQRLVREIAQDFKTDLRFQSAAIGALQEASEAYLVGLFEDTNLCAIHAKRVTIMPKDIQLARRIRGERA encoded by the exons ATGGCCCGAACCAAGCAGACTGCTCGTAAGTCAACGGGTGGGAAAGCGCCCCGCAAGCAGCTGGCCACCAAAGCGGCCAGGAAAAGCGCCCCCTCTACTGGCGGGGTGAAAAAACCTCATCGCTACAG GCCCGGGACTGTTGCCCTTCGAGAAATCCGTCGTTACCAGAAATCCACCGAGCTTCTGATCCGGAAACTGCCTTTCCAGAGGTTGGTGAGGGAGATCGCCCAGGATTTCAAAACCGACTTGAGGTTCCAGAGTGCCGCCATCGGCGCGCTGCAG GAGGCTAGCGAAGCGTACCTGGTGGGTTTGTTTGAAGATACTAATCTGTGTGCCATCCACGCTAAGAGAGTCACCATCATGCCCAAAGACATCCAGTTGGCTCGCCGGATACGGGGAGAGAGAGCTTAA